The following proteins are encoded in a genomic region of Nitrospirota bacterium:
- a CDS encoding metallophosphoesterase, with translation MKTDNNKPLVGLGVSRRDFMKMSAFTGLAASLGGLVSLDFLSPSAAQSESMGMTKPFTFAVMADHHTMGPKNNYMKMRVERCVQEINNLSSKPDFIMSLGDVVHDGSDEQMKFFDELIAPLKAPVKYITGEHDWYLDLGESYSKHYGKTTYSWDHNGVHFIALNTVMLRDFWTARGLTAQERMDIAGTLNHPLPGPFHVGEKQLVWLRDDLKKVKKTTPIIIFSHSPLYYYYKPWNFWTEDAPEVHLLLEGYEHVQVIHGHVHHIVKNQIGNIKFASSLSTGWPHPYPTSGVPAGSPKMPRANPANIFGGLGWETMSVGDQGEVSVKYEEWSRTKA, from the coding sequence ATGAAAACAGACAATAACAAGCCTCTTGTGGGACTGGGGGTCTCACGACGGGATTTCATGAAGATGTCCGCGTTTACCGGTCTTGCGGCATCGCTGGGTGGATTGGTGTCGCTCGATTTTTTGTCTCCATCGGCCGCGCAGTCTGAAAGTATGGGGATGACAAAGCCGTTTACGTTCGCGGTGATGGCCGACCACCATACGATGGGACCCAAAAACAACTACATGAAAATGCGCGTTGAGCGCTGCGTGCAAGAGATCAACAACTTGAGTTCGAAGCCTGACTTCATCATGTCGCTCGGCGACGTGGTGCACGATGGGTCTGATGAACAGATGAAGTTCTTCGATGAACTCATTGCGCCGCTCAAGGCTCCCGTGAAGTACATCACGGGCGAGCACGATTGGTATCTCGATTTGGGAGAGTCCTACAGCAAGCATTACGGCAAGACGACGTATTCGTGGGATCACAATGGGGTCCACTTCATCGCGCTCAATACAGTGATGCTGAGAGACTTCTGGACCGCGCGTGGTCTCACTGCTCAAGAACGAATGGATATCGCCGGCACGCTGAATCACCCCCTGCCTGGGCCTTTCCACGTCGGCGAGAAGCAACTCGTCTGGCTCCGCGACGACTTGAAGAAGGTCAAGAAGACCACCCCCATCATCATTTTTTCCCACTCGCCGCTGTACTACTACTACAAGCCCTGGAACTTCTGGACAGAGGACGCTCCTGAAGTGCATCTCCTGCTGGAGGGATATGAACATGTCCAAGTGATTCACGGCCATGTTCACCACATCGTCAAGAACCAGATCGGCAACATCAAATTTGCCAGCAGCCTGTCGACCGGGTGGCCGCATCCTTACCCGACCAGTGGAGTGCCGGCCGGATCGCCGAAGATGCCGCGTGCCAATCCGGCCAATATCTTCGGCGGCTTAGGGTGGGAGACGATGAGCGTGGGTGATCAAGGGGAAGTGAGCGTCAAGTATGAAGAGTGGTCCCGTACGAAGGCCTGA
- a CDS encoding sigma-70 family RNA polymerase sigma factor: MDLDKQRDAFEAATLPHIDALYNFALVLTRQPEEAEDLVQDTYVRALQFFSRYESGTNCKAWLCTIMKRIFLNRVPQRAREVLCPEQTQHGDEELIESLDSGVKLDAARSEQEGVFRHDVAMALELLPDSFRVVVVLRDIEGFSYREIANLLDCPMGTVMSRLSRGRELLRQVLSAYANVEDQPTTKAKKVSP, from the coding sequence ATGGATCTCGACAAACAACGCGATGCTTTTGAAGCAGCCACTCTTCCGCACATTGATGCGTTGTATAACTTTGCGTTGGTCTTAACGAGGCAGCCGGAAGAGGCCGAGGATCTTGTCCAGGATACCTACGTTCGTGCGTTGCAATTTTTCAGCCGTTATGAATCGGGGACGAATTGCAAGGCCTGGTTGTGTACAATCATGAAGCGCATTTTTCTGAATCGCGTTCCGCAACGAGCTCGAGAGGTGCTCTGCCCGGAGCAGACCCAACACGGTGATGAGGAATTGATTGAGTCTCTCGACAGCGGCGTGAAGCTCGATGCGGCTCGAAGCGAGCAAGAGGGCGTGTTTCGGCACGACGTGGCGATGGCGCTGGAGCTGTTGCCTGATTCATTCCGCGTCGTCGTCGTGCTCAGAGACATTGAGGGATTTAGCTATCGTGAGATTGCTAATCTATTAGATTGCCCGATGGGGACGGTGATGTCGAGATTATCGCGCGGGAGAGAGCTGCTCCGCCAGGTGCTGAGCGCGTACGCCAACGTGGAAGATCAACCGACAACAAAGGCGAAAAAGGTAAGCCCCTGA
- the lexA gene encoding transcriptional repressor LexA, whose translation MKPRELKQLRHSLGLTQEQLAKALHTTRMTITRYEGGTRRIPGVVEVALKQMMSSAQIPMAGIVAAGAPIEPVPQSELVEVPPGMLRDGENFALRVKGESMLDVGILPGDLVIVHKQPTARNGQTVVALVNQEATIKTFYQKADRIELHPANPSMKPIIVTPSDDFRIEGVLIGVVRYCR comes from the coding sequence ATGAAGCCACGGGAACTGAAACAACTCCGACATTCGTTAGGATTGACGCAAGAGCAGCTTGCAAAAGCGTTGCACACGACTCGCATGACGATCACGCGGTATGAAGGTGGAACACGCCGTATCCCCGGGGTGGTGGAGGTTGCGCTGAAGCAAATGATGTCATCTGCGCAGATTCCCATGGCCGGGATTGTGGCTGCCGGGGCGCCGATTGAACCGGTTCCTCAGTCCGAGTTGGTCGAGGTGCCTCCGGGGATGTTGCGGGACGGAGAGAATTTCGCCCTGCGGGTGAAGGGCGAATCGATGTTGGACGTGGGCATTCTGCCCGGGGATCTGGTCATCGTTCATAAGCAGCCAACGGCACGGAACGGTCAAACCGTGGTCGCGCTCGTGAATCAAGAAGCCACGATCAAGACGTTCTACCAGAAAGCGGATCGCATCGAACTGCACCCGGCAAACCCGTCGATGAAGCCGATTATCGTGACGCCCTCGGATGATTTCCGCATCGAAGGAGTTCTCATCGGTGTCGTCAGGTATTGCCGCTGA
- a CDS encoding TOBE domain-containing protein translates to MKLSARNQFQGMVTSIKEGQAMAEVVVKIGNLEFVAAITDGSVKNMGLKVNDSVLVVVKATDVLIGK, encoded by the coding sequence ATGAAGCTCAGCGCGCGGAATCAATTTCAAGGCATGGTAACGAGCATCAAAGAGGGCCAGGCGATGGCTGAAGTGGTCGTCAAGATCGGCAACCTGGAATTTGTGGCGGCCATTACGGATGGTTCGGTGAAGAACATGGGATTAAAGGTGAATGACTCCGTGCTGGTTGTCGTGAAAGCGACGGATGTCCTGATCGGGAAATAG
- a CDS encoding sulfite exporter TauE/SafE family protein produces the protein MADPDVMRAGGRRSAMALAYGVPIGMLGGLIGLGGAEFRLPVLAGPLKYRACQAVALYLAVTLATVTAVLGTRGGALPLDSFARRIPAMSALIGGSVIGASFGPALGGRWSDRHLDRVVFVLLVGLGCGLMLDSVLIHEPVRLIDRSAPSRVGAGFFFGAVIRLISGQLGVAGGEPLIPTLIFAFGWDMQTAGTASLLISMPMVVIGLIGHARQGSFTDRRAWGETVLPMNVGSMLGAVMGGLLVNAVSLSMLKTLLGVILIISAWKVFLKERPYERAIGREGARS, from the coding sequence GTGGCTGATCCGGATGTGATGCGTGCGGGAGGGCGTCGGTCCGCGATGGCCTTGGCGTACGGCGTGCCGATCGGGATGTTGGGCGGTTTGATCGGTTTGGGCGGTGCAGAGTTCCGCTTGCCGGTGCTGGCGGGCCCCCTGAAATATCGTGCGTGCCAGGCGGTGGCCCTATATTTGGCGGTCACGCTGGCGACGGTCACGGCGGTGTTGGGCACTCGCGGCGGGGCTCTTCCGCTTGACTCTTTCGCACGTCGTATTCCGGCGATGTCGGCGCTGATCGGCGGATCGGTCATCGGCGCGTCGTTCGGCCCTGCGTTAGGCGGTCGGTGGTCCGATCGGCACCTTGATCGAGTGGTGTTCGTTCTGTTGGTCGGCCTTGGCTGCGGATTGATGCTCGACAGTGTTCTGATCCATGAACCGGTGAGGCTGATCGACCGTTCGGCGCCAAGCCGGGTCGGAGCGGGCTTCTTCTTCGGCGCGGTCATCAGGCTTATCAGCGGTCAGTTGGGTGTGGCCGGAGGTGAACCCCTCATTCCGACGCTGATCTTTGCGTTCGGATGGGACATGCAGACCGCCGGCACGGCGAGTCTCCTAATCAGTATGCCGATGGTGGTGATCGGCTTGATCGGTCACGCCAGGCAAGGCTCTTTCACGGACCGGCGGGCATGGGGTGAAACCGTGCTTCCGATGAATGTAGGGTCGATGCTCGGCGCGGTGATGGGAGGCTTGCTGGTCAACGCGGTGTCTCTTTCCATGCTCAAGACATTGCTGGGGGTGATTCTCATCATTTCTGCGTGGAAAGTCTTTCTAAAAGAACGGCCGTATGAACGAGCTATCGGACGGGAGGGGGCTCGGTCTTGA
- a CDS encoding zf-HC2 domain-containing protein, with protein MRPLLHPYLDGELDTRDVIEIQAHLEGCADCTALFRNEKLYLDMLKASLRRVPAPSRLPFKVKQALDKATERKQSAIRFWRVLVPTFAVSLIVLVASVLLVRQPTVPGFVIAAVTAHEQYAAHEVSLEVKSSDPRRVSSWLRERAGFTVALGQSPVKNLKLMGGTVLPIQGKKAVLLAYDVDGRPLSLVMTTADGVELFGSQEMIDTNVHFYQSSYHGLQTMSWTLEGMAYVFVSDSQDKNRQACQICHGTGRLLQSAVKAARKLI; from the coding sequence ATGCGACCGTTACTCCATCCCTATCTCGATGGCGAGCTTGACACACGAGATGTCATCGAGATCCAAGCGCACCTGGAGGGTTGCGCGGACTGTACGGCTCTGTTCCGTAACGAAAAGTTGTATCTTGACATGCTGAAAGCGTCTTTGCGCCGGGTGCCGGCACCCAGTAGGCTTCCGTTCAAGGTCAAGCAGGCGCTCGACAAAGCGACCGAGCGAAAACAGTCAGCCATCAGGTTCTGGAGGGTCCTCGTTCCCACGTTCGCAGTCTCACTCATCGTTCTGGTCGCGAGCGTCTTGTTAGTCCGTCAGCCTACGGTGCCGGGGTTCGTCATCGCGGCGGTCACCGCGCATGAGCAGTACGCAGCTCATGAGGTCTCGCTGGAAGTCAAGAGCAGTGATCCACGCCGGGTCTCGAGCTGGTTGAGGGAACGGGCGGGCTTTACCGTCGCGCTCGGTCAAAGTCCGGTCAAGAATCTGAAGCTCATGGGAGGGACCGTTTTACCGATTCAAGGGAAAAAGGCGGTGCTCTTGGCGTACGATGTCGACGGGCGCCCATTGTCCCTTGTGATGACGACTGCGGATGGCGTAGAACTGTTCGGCAGTCAGGAAATGATCGATACGAATGTCCACTTCTATCAATCCTCGTATCATGGTCTTCAGACAATGAGCTGGACGCTCGAGGGAATGGCGTACGTTTTCGTGTCCGATTCTCAAGACAAAAATCGACAGGCTTGCCAGATTTGCCACGGTACCGGTCGATTGCTCCAATCTGCGGTTAAGGCCGCGAGAAAGTTGATCTGA
- a CDS encoding ferredoxin--nitrite reductase, whose amino-acid sequence MNKIEAMKHECDGLDVKAKIAHYAQTGWEAISEDDIQRLKWCGLFLRNPTPGLFMIRVRIPGGRTTSYQLRALAEIASTYGNGVLDLTTRQQVQLRHIRINDVPAVFTRMDDVGLTSLQTGMDNVRNIMTCPVAGLSPDETLDATPEVTALTQEILDNRAYTNLPRKFNIAVTGCPDNCLHLETQDLALVPAYREVGSDKVYGFNVLAGGKLGSGGYRIASALDIFVTPGEVLEVCRTIIHLYRDFGPRERRNAARLAFLLEDWGEPRFRHEVEARLGRSLKPAGIDARRSATNDHVGIYRQKQAGLNYVGLKVAVGRIAAVDLQNIAALAERYGTGEIRLSPAQALIIPNVADRKVGALAEEPLVAQFAYNPSPIRKGLVSCVGNDYCNLAVIETKSRAVETARALEATLRDGVKPITMHWSGCPAGCGNHLVADIGLLGKKAKVDGHVVDAVDVYVGGCSGPNPKVALKILEDVPCEKLPRVLEGLIPYHTREKMHRARGNEPKRPLIKPEAESRSAPCHSAPLSPLGLLPT is encoded by the coding sequence ATGAACAAGATCGAAGCGATGAAACACGAATGCGACGGCCTCGACGTCAAAGCCAAGATCGCACACTACGCCCAAACCGGATGGGAAGCGATCTCGGAAGACGATATCCAGAGACTGAAATGGTGCGGCCTGTTCCTCCGCAATCCGACACCGGGCCTCTTTATGATCCGGGTCAGGATTCCGGGCGGCAGAACCACCTCGTATCAGCTGCGCGCATTGGCTGAGATTGCCTCGACCTATGGGAACGGCGTGCTTGATCTGACGACTCGCCAGCAAGTGCAACTTCGGCACATCCGGATCAACGACGTGCCAGCCGTCTTCACGAGGATGGATGACGTCGGACTGACCTCCTTGCAAACCGGTATGGATAACGTCCGCAACATCATGACCTGCCCGGTGGCAGGACTGAGTCCGGACGAGACCCTGGATGCCACACCGGAGGTCACCGCTCTCACACAGGAGATCCTCGACAACCGGGCCTATACGAACTTGCCGCGCAAGTTCAACATCGCCGTCACGGGATGCCCGGATAATTGCCTTCACCTGGAGACGCAGGATCTGGCTCTTGTTCCGGCCTATCGGGAAGTCGGCAGCGACAAAGTGTATGGCTTCAATGTCCTGGCCGGAGGTAAGTTGGGCTCCGGAGGCTACCGGATCGCCAGTGCGCTCGATATCTTCGTGACGCCAGGTGAGGTTCTTGAGGTATGCCGGACGATCATCCACCTCTATCGCGATTTCGGGCCACGCGAGAGACGCAATGCGGCGCGTCTGGCCTTTCTCTTGGAGGACTGGGGCGAACCACGCTTTCGCCATGAGGTTGAGGCCCGCCTTGGACGATCGCTGAAGCCGGCCGGCATCGACGCCCGAAGGAGCGCCACGAACGATCACGTGGGGATTTACCGCCAGAAGCAAGCCGGTTTGAACTACGTAGGGCTCAAGGTGGCCGTCGGACGCATCGCGGCGGTCGATCTTCAGAACATCGCCGCGCTCGCCGAGCGATACGGCACAGGAGAGATCCGGCTCTCTCCCGCTCAGGCGCTGATCATTCCCAATGTGGCGGATCGGAAAGTGGGAGCCCTCGCGGAAGAGCCGCTCGTCGCGCAGTTTGCCTACAATCCATCGCCCATCCGAAAGGGACTCGTGAGTTGTGTCGGCAATGATTATTGCAACCTGGCTGTGATCGAGACAAAAAGTAGGGCGGTTGAAACGGCACGGGCGCTGGAAGCAACCCTAAGGGATGGGGTCAAGCCGATCACGATGCACTGGTCCGGCTGCCCAGCCGGTTGCGGGAACCACCTGGTTGCCGACATCGGATTGCTTGGCAAGAAGGCTAAAGTCGACGGGCACGTCGTGGATGCCGTGGATGTCTATGTGGGTGGCTGCTCCGGTCCTAACCCCAAAGTGGCCCTCAAGATTTTGGAAGACGTCCCGTGCGAAAAACTTCCCCGCGTCTTGGAAGGGCTCATTCCCTATCACACTCGCGAGAAGATGCATCGGGCAAGGGGAAACGAGCCGAAGCGACCTTTGATCAAGCCCGAAGCGGAGAGTCGTTCAGCGCCGTGCCATAGTGCACCGCTGTCACCCCTCGGACTTTTACCCACGTAG
- a CDS encoding DNA starvation/stationary phase protection protein, with protein MERNIGLTANQQASVAQILASLVADEYVLHTKTRNSHWNVRGPQLHDLHKFFEAQYEELDDIVDEMAERIRALGESVPGTLAKFLQAARLKEQPGQRSSAADMIAQLLADYETLIRQLRKDPETVGAEHHDAGTNDFLTGLMEKHEHMAWMLRAHLET; from the coding sequence ATGGAACGCAATATCGGACTCACAGCCAACCAGCAGGCCAGTGTGGCGCAGATCCTCGCCAGCCTGGTGGCTGACGAATATGTGCTGCACACGAAGACGCGGAACTCTCATTGGAACGTCAGGGGCCCGCAATTGCACGATCTGCACAAGTTCTTTGAAGCCCAGTATGAAGAGCTGGATGACATCGTTGATGAGATGGCCGAACGGATCCGTGCGCTCGGTGAGTCGGTGCCGGGGACGTTGGCGAAGTTTCTTCAGGCGGCACGACTCAAGGAGCAACCGGGGCAGCGCTCTTCAGCCGCCGACATGATCGCTCAGTTGCTGGCTGATTATGAAACCCTGATCCGGCAGCTTCGGAAGGATCCGGAAACAGTAGGGGCGGAGCACCACGACGCCGGGACGAACGACTTTCTCACCGGTCTCATGGAGAAGCACGAACACATGGCGTGGATGCTTCGCGCGCACCTGGAGACATAA
- a CDS encoding ABC transporter ATP-binding protein, producing the protein MAAEMIVDIAKSFPGRLTIDARLTVALGQSTVLILFGPSGSGKTTILRCVAGLEWPERGLIRFVSQTWLDTANGIRVSPQDRRIGYMAQDYALFPTYSVAGNIAYGLGDLATSERDRRVAEVLAMLQLQGLERAKPAQLSGGQQQRVALARAIARRPQLLLLDEPLSALDVPTRSRLRSELRTLLRQLSLPSIVVTHDWAEALTLGDLMAVIGEGRVLQVGTPQEVFSRPQNAEVARVVGVETVVRGRVVGGSQGLTTVEVNGIKLMGLCAEDIGPDVFVCIRAEDVILEPVGTGATSARNHLQGVVSEIGSLGALAQLRLDCGFPLTATVTRSALEQLGLAPGVPIAAAIKAGAVHLIPRRDGQAA; encoded by the coding sequence ATGGCCGCAGAAATGATCGTCGACATTGCGAAGTCGTTTCCGGGCCGGCTGACGATCGACGCCCGTCTGACCGTGGCCCTTGGGCAATCCACCGTTCTGATTCTCTTCGGACCGTCGGGATCCGGCAAAACGACCATTCTCCGCTGTGTCGCCGGGCTGGAATGGCCTGAGCGGGGCCTGATCCGTTTCGTGTCGCAGACTTGGCTGGATACGGCAAACGGTATACGAGTCTCACCTCAGGACCGACGCATTGGTTACATGGCGCAGGATTACGCGCTGTTCCCGACCTATTCGGTGGCCGGCAATATCGCCTATGGGCTCGGCGATCTCGCCACCAGTGAACGCGATCGTCGGGTAGCCGAAGTCTTAGCCATGCTCCAACTCCAAGGCTTGGAACGGGCGAAACCCGCTCAACTCTCGGGAGGCCAGCAGCAGCGGGTGGCCTTGGCGCGAGCGATCGCGCGGCGGCCGCAATTGCTCCTGCTGGATGAACCGCTGTCCGCCCTGGATGTGCCGACGCGTTCCCGTCTCCGCAGCGAACTGCGAACCCTGCTGAGGCAATTGTCCTTGCCGTCGATCGTGGTCACGCATGATTGGGCGGAGGCGCTGACGCTCGGAGACCTGATGGCGGTGATTGGTGAGGGCCGTGTGCTGCAGGTCGGGACGCCGCAGGAGGTTTTCAGCCGTCCACAGAATGCGGAGGTCGCTCGAGTCGTCGGAGTGGAAACAGTGGTGCGAGGAAGGGTGGTCGGCGGTTCACAGGGGCTTACCACAGTGGAAGTCAACGGGATCAAACTTATGGGGCTCTGTGCGGAGGACATCGGACCGGATGTGTTCGTCTGCATCAGGGCCGAGGATGTCATTCTTGAGCCGGTCGGGACTGGCGCCACCAGCGCGCGCAATCACCTCCAAGGGGTTGTCAGTGAAATCGGTTCACTGGGCGCGTTGGCCCAGCTTCGTCTTGACTGCGGGTTTCCGCTGACGGCGACGGTCACACGGTCTGCGTTAGAGCAACTTGGTCTTGCTCCCGGTGTGCCGATCGCCGCTGCAATCAAGGCAGGAGCCGTCCATCTGATTCCACGACGCGATGGACAGGCTGCATAG
- the ccsB gene encoding c-type cytochrome biogenesis protein CcsB, which produces MLRSLFLFDMTFWLYLVAFVLYVLYVFVKRPSVELAVAGPSLTSRGNEAGWAGQIGQVATLVTAIGWLVNTLALTIRANERMQLSGTFAPWSNQFEAMAYVSWAIILGYVVLESIYQLRAVGAFVVGIGFIAMGAASLLPYRYQTAEPLVPALNSYWIYIHVSVTLTSYAAFAMAGGLGVMYLVKERADRRGGRSRIAASLPDLETIDELGYKAIMVGFPLLAFGIILGAMWANYAWGGYWSWDPKETWSLIVWLIYGAYIHARMTRGWEGRRAAIYAIFGLLMVIFCFWGVNFLLSGLHAYA; this is translated from the coding sequence ATGCTGCGGTCCTTGTTTCTGTTCGATATGACCTTCTGGCTCTACCTGGTTGCATTTGTCCTCTACGTCTTGTACGTGTTCGTCAAACGTCCTTCCGTTGAGCTGGCTGTCGCTGGCCCGTCGCTCACCTCGAGAGGAAACGAGGCGGGATGGGCGGGGCAGATCGGGCAGGTTGCGACCCTGGTCACCGCAATCGGGTGGCTCGTGAATACTCTCGCCCTGACGATCCGTGCGAACGAACGCATGCAGCTCTCCGGCACCTTCGCCCCCTGGTCCAACCAGTTTGAAGCGATGGCCTATGTCTCGTGGGCCATCATTCTCGGCTACGTAGTGCTCGAGTCGATCTATCAGCTCAGAGCCGTCGGCGCGTTTGTCGTCGGGATCGGATTTATCGCGATGGGGGCTGCTTCCTTGCTGCCGTATCGGTACCAGACCGCGGAGCCGCTCGTGCCGGCGCTCAACAGTTATTGGATCTATATTCATGTCTCGGTGACGCTGACCAGCTACGCGGCCTTTGCGATGGCAGGCGGCCTCGGGGTGATGTACCTCGTGAAGGAACGCGCGGATCGGCGAGGAGGCCGGTCCAGAATCGCGGCCAGCCTGCCCGATCTGGAAACCATCGACGAGCTTGGCTACAAGGCGATCATGGTGGGATTCCCGTTGCTGGCCTTCGGGATCATTCTCGGGGCGATGTGGGCGAACTATGCGTGGGGCGGCTACTGGAGCTGGGATCCCAAGGAAACCTGGTCGCTCATCGTGTGGTTGATCTACGGCGCCTATATCCATGCTCGGATGACTCGTGGCTGGGAAGGGCGCCGCGCCGCGATCTATGCTATCTTCGGGCTGCTGATGGTCATCTTCTGCTTCTGGGGGGTAAACTTTCTGCTGTCTGGCCTCCATGCCTATGCGTGA
- the modA gene encoding molybdate ABC transporter substrate-binding protein, translating into MTDNAVRRWMWSEPIVTGLLSLAMTAWLCWVPSADAGELTVAAAADLSYAFKDLVAEFERQTGEHVKLSLGSSGNFYSQISNGAPFDLYFSADIGYPRKLIQEGLAVPISLYHYATGRIVLWVPNGSKLDVTKGMDVLRDPSIKRIAIANPKHAPYGRAAVAAMEHFKVYDRVKDKLVLGENVSQAAQFAQSGAADIGIIALSLALAPPVQAVGTYWLIPQEAHPRIDQGAVIVKSSRNQDSGKKLLEFLQTPAARAVMKRYGFLLPGEDGAAP; encoded by the coding sequence ATGACAGACAATGCTGTGAGGCGATGGATGTGGTCAGAACCGATCGTGACCGGTCTCTTAAGTCTTGCGATGACGGCGTGGCTGTGCTGGGTGCCGTCGGCCGATGCCGGCGAATTGACGGTGGCGGCGGCGGCGGATTTGAGCTACGCCTTCAAGGATTTGGTCGCGGAGTTCGAACGACAAACCGGAGAGCACGTGAAACTCTCTTTGGGCTCATCGGGTAATTTTTACTCGCAGATTTCCAACGGCGCCCCCTTCGATCTGTATTTTTCCGCCGATATCGGATATCCAAGGAAACTTATTCAAGAGGGCCTTGCCGTGCCGATCTCTCTGTACCACTATGCGACGGGACGCATCGTGCTGTGGGTGCCGAACGGCTCGAAGCTGGATGTGACGAAAGGGATGGATGTCCTGCGTGATCCGTCGATCAAAAGAATTGCCATCGCCAATCCCAAACATGCTCCCTATGGGCGGGCGGCGGTGGCGGCCATGGAACACTTCAAGGTCTATGACCGGGTGAAGGACAAGCTCGTACTGGGCGAGAATGTCTCGCAGGCGGCCCAATTTGCGCAGTCCGGGGCCGCCGATATCGGGATTATCGCGCTTTCCTTGGCGCTCGCTCCGCCGGTCCAAGCCGTCGGAACGTATTGGCTGATCCCTCAGGAGGCTCATCCGAGGATTGATCAAGGAGCGGTGATCGTGAAATCTTCGAGGAATCAGGACAGCGGCAAGAAGCTTCTGGAGTTCTTGCAGACACCGGCTGCGAGAGCCGTGATGAAACGGTACGGGTTTCTCCTGCCAGGGGAAGATGGTGCGGCGCCGTGA
- a CDS encoding Com family DNA-binding transcriptional regulator: MPSRSQIAREAKRGGAPALAFQEVRCQRCSRLLLRWDRSGPSQVEVKCPRCQEMNLFTLLGPTSC, from the coding sequence ATGCCGAGCCGTTCGCAGATTGCTCGCGAAGCAAAAAGAGGCGGGGCTCCTGCGCTGGCATTTCAAGAGGTGAGATGCCAGCGTTGCAGCCGTCTGTTGCTCCGGTGGGATAGGAGCGGACCGTCTCAAGTCGAAGTGAAATGCCCGCGCTGTCAAGAGATGAACTTGTTCACCTTGCTCGGTCCCACAAGCTGCTGA
- the modB gene encoding molybdate ABC transporter permease subunit — protein MNWTAIWLTLKLASLTSLVLLVIGLPIAYWVSFSRWRWKFLVESVVALPLVLPPTVLGFYILVAIGPYSPVGRLYADLVGHPLPFTFEGLLIASVLYSLPFAVQPFASAFDQVDRRLIEASWTLGVSKLGTFFKLIVPLSMAGVITGAVLSFAHTLGEFGVVLMVGGNIEGVTRTVSIDIYDEVQALNYAGAAKTAAFLLVVSYAVLLVVYAMNRRVGAAWPQK, from the coding sequence TTGAACTGGACCGCGATTTGGCTCACGCTGAAGCTCGCATCCCTCACGTCGCTTGTGCTGCTGGTGATCGGTCTGCCCATCGCCTATTGGGTCAGCTTTTCGCGATGGCGGTGGAAATTCCTGGTCGAGTCGGTCGTGGCGCTACCGCTGGTCTTGCCTCCCACCGTATTGGGATTCTACATCCTCGTCGCGATCGGACCATATAGCCCGGTCGGCCGGCTCTATGCGGACCTGGTCGGCCATCCGTTACCCTTCACCTTCGAAGGGCTACTCATCGCCTCGGTTCTCTATAGCCTGCCGTTTGCCGTGCAACCCTTCGCCTCAGCCTTTGATCAAGTCGATCGGCGGCTCATCGAAGCGTCCTGGACGCTGGGGGTCTCCAAGCTCGGCACCTTCTTCAAGCTTATTGTCCCGCTATCTATGGCCGGCGTCATCACCGGTGCGGTGCTGAGCTTCGCCCATACGTTGGGCGAATTCGGGGTTGTCTTGATGGTCGGCGGCAACATCGAAGGCGTGACGCGCACGGTCTCGATCGATATTTATGATGAGGTCCAGGCACTGAATTATGCCGGGGCTGCGAAGACCGCCGCATTTCTTCTGGTTGTCTCTTATGCGGTGTTGCTCGTCGTCTACGCCATGAATCGAAGGGTTGGGGCGGCATGGCCGCAGAAATGA